In one Pseudomonas purpurea genomic region, the following are encoded:
- a CDS encoding putative RNA methyltransferase yields the protein MLACPICSAPLNAVDNGVACPAGHRFDRARQGYLNLLPVQHKNSREPGDNQAMVEARRDFLNAGHYAPVAKRLAELAAERAPQRWLDIGCGEGYYTAQIADALPNADGYALDISREAVKRACKRNPQLTWLIASMARVPLADASCQFLASVFSPLDWQEAKRLLSPGGGLMKVGPTSGHLMELRERLYDEVREYTDDKHLALVPEGMTLQHSETLEFKLNLVSGQDRANLLAMTPHGWRASAERRAAVIEQAEPFEVSVSMRYDYFVLQ from the coding sequence ATGCTCGCCTGCCCTATCTGCAGCGCACCGCTGAACGCGGTCGACAACGGCGTGGCCTGCCCGGCCGGTCACCGTTTCGACCGTGCTCGTCAGGGCTACCTGAACCTGCTGCCGGTGCAACACAAGAACAGCCGTGAACCGGGTGATAACCAGGCCATGGTCGAAGCCCGTCGCGACTTTTTGAACGCCGGCCATTACGCGCCGGTAGCCAAGCGTCTCGCCGAACTGGCCGCCGAACGTGCGCCGCAGCGCTGGCTGGACATCGGGTGTGGCGAGGGTTACTACACCGCGCAAATCGCCGATGCCTTGCCCAATGCTGACGGCTATGCACTGGACATCTCCCGCGAAGCCGTGAAACGCGCCTGCAAACGCAACCCGCAACTGACCTGGTTGATCGCCAGCATGGCCCGGGTGCCGCTGGCCGATGCCAGCTGCCAGTTCCTCGCCAGCGTATTCAGCCCGCTCGACTGGCAGGAAGCCAAACGCCTGCTCAGCCCTGGCGGCGGCCTGATGAAAGTCGGCCCGACCAGCGGTCATTTGATGGAGCTGCGCGAGCGTCTGTACGACGAAGTGCGCGAGTACACCGATGACAAACACCTGGCGCTGGTGCCGGAAGGCATGACGCTGCAACACAGCGAAACCCTGGAATTCAAACTGAATCTGGTCAGCGGCCAGGACCGCGCCAACCTGCTGGCCATGACGCCTCACGGCTGGCGCGCCAGTGCCGAACGCCGGGCGGCCGTCATCGAACAGGCCGAGCCGTTCGAGGTCAGCGTGTCGATGCGCTACGATTACTTCGTTTTGCAGTAA
- a CDS encoding cold-shock protein — protein sequence MATRETGNVKWFNDAKGYGFIQREDGADVFVHYRAIRGEGHRSLTEGQQVEYAVVDGQKGLQAEDVVGL from the coding sequence ATGGCAACGCGCGAGACCGGCAACGTGAAGTGGTTCAACGACGCCAAGGGTTACGGCTTCATTCAGCGAGAGGACGGGGCGGATGTGTTTGTGCACTACCGCGCGATTCGTGGCGAAGGCCACCGCTCGCTGACCGAAGGCCAGCAGGTTGAATACGCCGTGGTGGACGGGCAGAAGGGGTTGCAGGCTGAGGATGTGGTGGGCCTGTAA
- the plsB gene encoding glycerol-3-phosphate 1-O-acyltransferase PlsB: MTRSPFRRLVFGTLRRLLYLWVRSETINQSSFTLNLDRSRPVFYVLQNPSLTDLAVVDAECTKAGLPRPVLPVSVGSLVEPAAFFYLTPEPDWLGRQDKRGAPPTLTRLVSALTQNAAEDAQIIPVSVFWGQSPDSESSPWKLLFADSWAVTGRLRRLLSIMILGRKTRVQFSAPIHLRELIEHNKSFELTVRMAQRILRVHFRNLKAAVIGPDISHRRNLVKGLLNQPLVKQAILDEAERENISPEKAKAQALRYGNEIASDYTYTAIRFLEVVLSWFWNKIYDGVKVNHIEGVQKVAQGHEVIYVPCHRSHIDYLLLSYLLFRNGLTPPHIAAGINLNMPVIGSLLRRGGAFFMRRTFKGNPLYTSVFNEYLHTLFTKGFPVEYFVEGGRSRTGRMLQPKTGMLAITLRSFLRSSRMPIVFVPVYIGYERVLEGRTYLGELRGASKKKESIFDIFKVIGALKQRFGQVAVNFGEPIKLAEFLDNEQPGWRSQDHGPQFKPAWLNETTNRLGERVAQHLNEAAAINPVNLVALALLSTSRLALDDRAMARVLDLYLALLRRVPYSPHTTLPEGDGRALIEHVKGMDLLAEQSDALGKILYLDEQNAVLMTYYRNNVLHIFALPALLASFFQSTSRMSREQILRYTRALYPYLQSELFIRWSMDELDAVVDQWLEAFVEQGLLRFEKDVFVRPAPSSRHFVLLTLLSKSIAQTLQRFYMAISLLLNSGQNSISAEELEDLCTVMAQRLSILHGLNAPEFFDKSLFRHFIQTLLDLDVLRRDEAGKLSYHPLLGELAEGAAKRVLPAEIRLSIRQVALHRSEDAADQAENA; this comes from the coding sequence ATGACCCGCTCCCCGTTCCGTCGTCTTGTGTTTGGCACCTTGCGCCGACTGTTGTACCTCTGGGTTCGCTCTGAAACGATCAACCAGTCGTCCTTCACCCTTAACCTCGACCGCAGCCGTCCGGTGTTCTACGTCCTGCAAAACCCGTCCCTGACCGACCTCGCCGTGGTCGATGCCGAGTGCACCAAGGCCGGCTTGCCGCGCCCGGTGCTGCCGGTGTCGGTGGGCAGCCTGGTGGAACCTGCCGCGTTCTTCTACCTGACGCCGGAGCCCGACTGGCTGGGCCGCCAGGACAAGCGAGGCGCGCCGCCGACCCTGACGCGGCTGGTCAGCGCCCTGACCCAGAACGCCGCCGAAGACGCGCAGATCATCCCCGTCAGCGTGTTCTGGGGCCAATCGCCGGACAGCGAGTCCAGCCCATGGAAACTGCTGTTTGCCGACAGCTGGGCGGTCACCGGCCGTCTGCGCCGGTTGCTCAGCATCATGATTCTGGGGCGCAAGACCCGCGTGCAGTTCTCCGCGCCGATTCACCTGCGCGAGCTGATCGAACACAACAAAAGCTTTGAGCTCACCGTGCGCATGGCCCAGCGCATCCTGCGGGTGCATTTTCGTAACCTGAAAGCGGCGGTCATCGGGCCGGACATTTCCCACCGTCGCAACCTGGTCAAAGGCCTGCTGAACCAGCCGCTGGTCAAACAGGCGATCCTCGACGAAGCCGAACGCGAAAACATTTCGCCCGAGAAAGCCAAGGCTCAAGCGCTGCGCTACGGCAACGAGATCGCCTCGGACTATACCTACACCGCCATCCGCTTCCTCGAAGTGGTGCTGAGCTGGTTCTGGAACAAGATCTACGACGGGGTCAAGGTCAACCACATCGAGGGCGTGCAGAAAGTCGCCCAGGGTCACGAAGTGATCTACGTGCCCTGCCACCGCAGCCATATCGACTATTTGCTGCTGTCGTACCTGCTGTTTCGCAATGGCCTGACACCGCCGCACATCGCCGCCGGGATCAACCTCAACATGCCGGTGATCGGCAGCCTGCTGCGCCGTGGCGGCGCGTTCTTCATGCGCCGCACCTTCAAGGGCAACCCGCTCTACACCTCGGTGTTCAACGAATACCTGCATACCTTGTTCACCAAGGGCTTCCCGGTGGAGTACTTCGTCGAAGGCGGCCGCTCGCGTACCGGGCGCATGCTGCAACCGAAAACCGGGATGCTGGCGATTACCCTGCGCAGCTTCCTGCGTTCGTCGCGCATGCCGATCGTCTTCGTGCCGGTGTACATCGGTTACGAGCGTGTGCTGGAAGGCCGCACCTACCTCGGCGAATTGCGTGGGGCGAGCAAGAAGAAAGAGTCGATCTTCGACATTTTCAAAGTCATCGGAGCACTCAAGCAACGCTTTGGCCAGGTGGCGGTGAACTTTGGCGAGCCGATCAAACTGGCCGAGTTCCTCGACAACGAACAACCGGGCTGGCGCTCCCAGGACCATGGTCCGCAGTTCAAACCGGCGTGGCTCAACGAAACCACCAATCGCCTCGGCGAGCGCGTGGCGCAGCACTTGAACGAAGCGGCGGCGATCAACCCGGTGAACCTGGTGGCGCTGGCGTTGCTGTCCACCAGCCGACTGGCACTGGACGACCGCGCCATGGCGCGGGTGCTGGATTTGTACCTGGCGCTGTTGCGTCGCGTGCCTTATTCGCCACACACCACCCTGCCCGAAGGTGACGGCCGCGCGCTGATTGAACACGTCAAGGGCATGGACCTGTTGGCCGAGCAAAGCGACGCCCTGGGCAAGATTCTGTACCTGGACGAGCAAAATGCCGTCCTGATGACCTACTACCGCAACAACGTGCTGCACATCTTCGCCCTGCCGGCGTTGCTCGCGAGCTTCTTCCAGAGCACCTCGCGCATGAGCCGCGAACAGATCCTGCGCTACACCCGCGCGCTGTATCCGTACCTGCAATCGGAGTTGTTCATCCGCTGGTCGATGGACGAACTGGATGCGGTGGTCGATCAATGGCTCGAAGCCTTCGTCGAACAAGGCCTGCTGCGCTTCGAAAAAGATGTGTTCGTGCGCCCGGCACCGAGTTCGCGGCATTTTGTGCTGCTGACCTTGCTGTCCAAGAGCATCGCCCAGACCCTGCAACGGTTCTACATGGCGATTTCCTTGCTGCTCAACAGCGGCCAGAACAGCATCAGCGCCGAAGAACTAGAAGACCTGTGCACCGTCATGGCCCAGCGCCTGTCGATTCTGCATGGCCTGAACGCCCCGGAGTTCTTCGACAAGAGCCTGTTCCGTCACTTCATCCAGACCCTGCTCGACCTGGACGTGTTGCGCCGCGACGAAGCCGGCAAGCTCAGCTATCACCCATTGCTTGGCGAACTGGCCGAAGGCGCGGCCAAACGGGTGTTGCCGGCGGAGATTCGCCTGTCGATCCGTCAGGTCGCGCTGCATCGCAGTGAAGATGCCGCAGATCAGGCCGAAAATGCCTGA
- a CDS encoding YbaY family lipoprotein yields the protein MKKYSLLALSALLGACQSVTPPTETKASLDGEVFYLQRIALPPTATLSVSLQDVSLADAPAVVLDEHKGQVKGQVPLPFHLSYDPAQVKPGHRYSVSARIEVDGKLIFITTEHHAVQLDGKDPQPLKLRVDAVR from the coding sequence ATGAAAAAATATTCTCTGCTCGCACTCAGCGCCCTGCTCGGTGCGTGCCAGTCCGTAACGCCACCCACCGAAACCAAAGCCTCGCTCGATGGCGAAGTCTTCTACCTGCAACGCATCGCCCTGCCGCCCACCGCGACCCTGAGCGTCAGCTTGCAGGACGTGTCCCTCGCCGATGCCCCGGCAGTCGTACTTGATGAACACAAAGGCCAGGTCAAAGGCCAGGTACCGCTGCCGTTTCATCTGAGCTACGATCCGGCGCAGGTCAAACCCGGTCATCGTTACTCGGTGAGCGCGCGCATTGAAGTCGACGGTAAACTGATCTTCATCACCACCGAACATCACGCAGTGCAGCTGGACGGCAAGGATCCACAGCCGTTGAAGCTTCGCGTCGACGCGGTCCGTTAA
- the dapE gene encoding succinyl-diaminopimelate desuccinylase, with translation MTAHADLSPTLQLAIDLIRRPSVTPVDADCQKQMMQRLGDAGFMLEPMRIEDVDNFWATHGKHDGPVLCFAGHTDVVPTGPVTAWQIDPFDALIDEHGMLCGRGAADMKGSLASMTVAAERFVADYPDHKGKVAFLITSDEEGPAHHGTKAVVERLAARKERLDWCIVGEPSSTTLVGDVVKNGRRGSLGAKLTVRGVQGHVAYPHLAKNPIHLAAPALAELAAEHWDDGNSFFPPTSFQISNLNSGTGATNVIPGDLVAVFNFRFSTESTVEGLQQRVAAILDKHGLDWHVDWALSGLPFLTEPGALLDAVSASIKAITGRDTKASTSGGTSDGRFIATMGTQVVELGPVNATIHQVNERVLAADLDVLTEIYYQTLIKLLA, from the coding sequence ATGACGGCCCACGCCGACCTTTCGCCGACCCTCCAACTCGCCATTGACCTGATCCGCCGTCCGTCCGTGACGCCGGTCGACGCCGATTGCCAGAAGCAGATGATGCAGCGCCTGGGCGATGCCGGTTTCATGCTGGAACCCATGCGCATCGAAGACGTGGACAACTTCTGGGCCACCCACGGCAAACACGATGGTCCGGTACTGTGCTTCGCCGGTCACACCGATGTGGTACCCACCGGCCCGGTGACGGCCTGGCAGATCGACCCGTTCGACGCGCTGATCGATGAGCACGGCATGCTTTGCGGCCGTGGTGCAGCAGACATGAAAGGTAGCCTGGCCTCCATGACCGTGGCCGCCGAACGTTTCGTCGCCGACTACCCGGACCACAAGGGCAAGGTTGCATTCCTGATCACCAGTGACGAAGAAGGCCCGGCGCACCACGGCACCAAGGCTGTGGTCGAACGCCTCGCGGCACGCAAGGAACGTCTGGACTGGTGCATCGTCGGCGAACCGTCGAGCACCACGCTGGTCGGCGATGTGGTGAAAAACGGTCGTCGCGGCTCTCTCGGCGCCAAGCTCACCGTGCGCGGTGTACAAGGTCACGTGGCCTACCCGCACCTGGCGAAGAACCCGATCCACCTCGCGGCTCCAGCGCTGGCCGAACTGGCCGCCGAGCATTGGGACGACGGCAACTCGTTCTTCCCGCCGACCAGTTTCCAGATCTCCAACCTGAATTCCGGCACCGGCGCGACCAACGTAATCCCTGGCGACCTGGTGGCGGTGTTCAACTTCCGCTTCTCTACCGAGTCCACCGTTGAAGGCCTGCAACAGCGCGTGGCCGCGATTCTCGACAAACACGGCCTGGACTGGCACGTGGACTGGGCGCTGTCCGGCCTGCCGTTCCTGACCGAGCCGGGCGCACTGCTCGACGCCGTGTCGGCCAGCATCAAGGCCATCACCGGCCGCGACACCAAGGCATCCACCAGCGGCGGCACATCGGACGGGCGTTTTATCGCCACCATGGGCACCCAGGTGGTTGAGCTGGGTCCGGTCAACGCGACCATCCATCAGGTCAACGAGCGGGTTCTGGCCGCCGACCTCGATGTGCTGACCGAAATCTACTACCAGACCCTGATCAAGTTGCTCGCCTGA